One genomic region from Colletotrichum lupini chromosome 7, complete sequence encodes:
- a CDS encoding major facilitator superfamily transporter translates to MSTSEKDIKNGVAVDPSIEVEYASDPDRAGFDQAATKRLLRKIDWTLIPFLALLYLLSFLDRTNIGNARLAGLEKDLGMQGLDYNVALSVFFPWYVAAEIPSNLAMKRFRPSIWIPCIMVAWGICCTLMGLVHNYAGLLAARMALGLAEGGLFPGITYYITMWYRRHECGLRMAIFFSAATAAGAFGGLLARGIVEMRGIGGRPGWAWIFILEGILTLAVAIAAFFVMNDYPATAKFLTVAEKEEVTRRLEQDRSALADEFSMVYFKDAMKDWKIWVHMLITIGIYTPLYSYSLFLPTIVSGLGYTNETAQLMTVPPYIVACVCCISGGWLADRHKQRGIYMIFFCLIAMTGFIMLLSSQSNGVKYAGCFFAASGIYPNVPQGVAWNGNNIGGSVKRGVGIAMHVGFGNLGGAIAGFLYQAKDKPHYYPGHGTLLSTLTMSMLLSTFMTIYLRRENARRDREYKDPSQYTAEEKAAERHKGDNATFFRYTV, encoded by the exons ATGTCGACCTCCGAGAAGGATATCAAGAACGGTGTCGCTGTCGACCCCTCAATCGAGGTTGAATACGCCAGCGACCCCGATAGGGCTGGCTTCGACCAGGCTGCTACCAAGAGACTGCTGCGCAAGATCGACTGGACATTGATTCCTTTCCTTGCCCTGCTGTACCTGCTGTCCTTCCTGGACCGCACTAACATTGGCAATGCTCGTCTCGCTGGCCTCGAGAAGGACCTGGGAATGCAGGGCCTCGACTACAACGTCGCCCTCTCAGTCTTCTTCCCTTGGTATGTCGCTGCCGAGATTCCCTCCAATTTGGCCATGAAGCGCTTCCGCCCTTCTATCTGGATTCCCTGCATTATGGTCGCCTGGGGTATTTGCTGTACCCTCATGGGTCTCGTCCACAACTATGCCGGGCTCTTGGCTGCTCGCATGGCTCTTGGTCTTGCTGAAGGTGGTCTTTTCCCCGGTATTACCTACTA CATTACCATGTGGTACCGACGTCACGAGTGCGGTCTTCGCATGGCCATCTTTTTCTCTGCCGCTACAGCGGCTGGTGCCTTCGGCGGTCTTCTCGCCAGAGGCATTGTTGAGATGAGGGGCATTGGAGGCAGACCCGGCTGGGCCTGGATTTTCATCCTTGAGGGCATCCTCACTCTCGCTGTTG CCATCGCCGCCTTCTTCGTCATGAACGACTATCCTGCCACTGCCAAGTTCCTCACTGTCgccgagaaggaggaggttaCTCGCCGTCTTGAGCAGGACCGCTCCGCTCTTGCTGATGAGTTCAGCATGGTTTACTTCAAGGATGCCATGAAGGACTGGAAGATCTGGGTTCACATG CTCATCACCATCGGAATTTACACCCCCCTCTACTCCTACTCTCTCTTCCTCCCCACCATCGTCAGTGGCCTCGGCTACACCAACGAGACGGCCCAGCTGATGACCGTTCCCCCGTATATCGTGGCCTGCGTGTGCTGTATCAGTGGTGGTTGGTTGGCCGATCGCCACAAGCAGCGTGGCATTTACATGATCTTCTTCTGCCTCATCGC AATGACCGGCTTCATTATGCTGCTTTCCTCCCAGAGCAACGGAGTGAAGTATGCTGGCTGCTTCTTCGCTGCCTCCGGTATCTACCCCAACGTTCCCCAGGGTGTCGCTTGGAACGGCAACAACATCGGAGGCTCTGTGAAGAGAGGTGTTGGTATTGCCATGCACGTCG GCTTCGGTAACCTTGGTGGTGCTATCGCTGGCTTCCTGTACCAGGCCAAGGACAAGCCTCACTACTACCCCGGCCACGGCACACTCTTGTCGACGTTGACCATGTCGATGCTTCTCTCCACCTTCATGACGATCTACCTCCGTCGCGAGAACGCCCGCCGAGACCGCGAGTACAAGGATCCTTCCCAATACACTGCTGAGGAGAAGGCTGCCGAGCGTCACAAGGGTGACAACGCCACCTTCTTCCGCTACACGGTTTGA
- a CDS encoding F-box domain-containing protein, giving the protein MATSPPSPSPSAADSDAPTHDTMSTASGSNYGGIDPEVEENLYILPYVSEEGLRSDATDHRKTIGSSREDYYPLPSDFNIAASGTLPSLPSDNSCRLLALPSELIDAILAYLPPCDLAIVAETCRTLHAHAASDIHWYQRVQANVPGEKVTTPYPCRTYRELYAAHDPRWFLPKYKIWFCDRDLMGKMMIIRYDQRRGCIEGYQLLAVSNRTTYQHWPADHSVIIHAFEPQVKLHLDKPVLQFHARRPAEDEGLLGSLGQRFLPEVPMSIHDPMDAMFCNFMMARPLDASMATSRMDGVFPYGNVWPPPAIPARHRVSGVISGLDGDDLAPGDQPTRRAEASDQAFRIRQWMEMAGSPTPGLFLGPGPVGIIQAIQANMGMGTPGVTGVRIGEEVITYSTLDPVVYTPTELKPWRGIWVGDYSGHGCEFLLINQPDDEEVSDEELGLVRGSDESELEWTKRRTDARVYRGRLEAIKLTGDPNVPRGEYTFVADDLGEAGFVGIAQEPPFQGTRVVRSKGHVAGTGFLDDKYIESQLMLVSHDRLAQYWVGFGHISFFERVNIDEFVSP; this is encoded by the exons ATGGCTACGAGTCCTCCCTCGCCCTCACCCTCCGCCGCGGATTCGGATGCGCCAACTCACGACACCATGTCAACCGCTAGCGGTAGCAATTACGGTGGCATCGACCCCGAAGTTGAGGAAAACCTCTACATTTTACCCTACGTATCTGAAGAAGGACTTCGCAGCGATGCCACAGATCACCGGAAAACGATTGGAAGCTCAAGGGAAGACTACTATCCCCTTCCTTCTGACTTCAACATTGCGGCCTCAGGTA CTTTGCCTTCCCTGCCTTCAGACAACAGTTGCCGCCTACTCGCGCTTCCTTCCGAACTCATCGATGCGATCCTCGCCTATTTGCCTCCCTGCGACCTGGCAATCGTAGCGGAGACCTGCCGAACCCTCCACGCCCACGCTGCGTCCGACATTCACTGGTACCAAAGGGTACAAGCCAATGTGCCTGGAGAGAAGGTCACAACTCCCTATCCATGCCGCACATACCGCGAACTTTACGCCGCACACGACCCAAGATGGTTTCTGCCAAAGTACAAGATCTGGTTCTGCGACCGTGATCTCATGGGCAAGATGATGATTATCAGATATGACCAGCGGAGGGGTTGCATTGAAGGATATCAGTTGTTGGCTGTCAGCAACCGTACTACATATCAGCACTGGCCCGCCGACCACAGTGTGATTATACACGCCTTCGAACCTCAGGTCAAACTTCATCTGGACAAGCCGGTACTCCAATTCCATGCTCGCCGCCCAGCCGAAGACGAGGGATTGTTGGGCAGTTTGGGTCAACGATTTCTGCCAGAGGTACCGATGTCAATTCACGACCCAATGGATGCTATGTTTTGCAACTTTATGATGGCTCGCCCTCTTGACGCCTCAATGGCTACGTCAAGAATGGATGGCGTGTTTCCTTATGGGAATGTCTGGCCTCCACCGGCCATTCCTGCCCGTCACAGGGTGTCGGGTGTGATTTCTGGTTTGGATGGTGATGACCTTGCCCCTGGCGACCAACCGACGAGAAGAGCTGAAGCCTCGGACCAGGCTTTCCGGATTCGGCAGTGGATGGAAATGGCCGGGTCTCCAACACCGGGTCTATTCCTCGGGCCTGGGCCTGTGGGTATCATTCAAGCTATCCAAGCCAACATGGGTATGGGTACTCCTGGCGTTACCGGCGTACGCATTGGCGAAGAAGTGATTACATATTCAACCCTCGATCCTGTTGTCTACACACCAACGGAGCTCAAACCATGGCGAGGTATCTGGGTTGGAGATTACAGCGGGCATGGGTGCGAATTCTTGTTGATCAACCAGCCCGATGACGAAGAAGTGTCGGATGAGGAACTTGGTCTTGTCCGTGGCTCTGACGAATCAGAGTTAGAGTGGACGAAGCGTCGTACCGACGCAAGAGTATACCGGGGCCGTCTTGAAGCCATCAAACTCACTGGCGACCCGAATGTTCCGCGAGGAGAGTATACTTTCGTCGCGGACGATTTGGGCGAGGCTGGCTTCGTTGGAATTGCCCAAGAACCACCGTTTCAGGGCACACGAGTCGTCAGGAGTAAAGGACATGTCGCTGGAACGGGCTTTTTAGATG ACAAGTATATCGAGTCTCAGCTTATGCTCGTCTCCCACGACCGACTTGCTCAGTACTGGGTCGGATTTGGACATATCAGCTTCTTTGAGCGAGTTAACATTGACGAGTTTGTGAGTCCCTGA
- a CDS encoding methyltransferase domain-containing protein — protein MAAAVDTSNTELSKQYDTPMGLAHSTMQALKDRIKLHYDLASDYYLSLWGEHIHHGYWEDGSETKEQAQVKLIQLLLQLSGVGENSNVLDVGCGIGGTSRYLASTLGCSVTGITISTKQVEIANRLTKAEAEKQASETSDKAKEIEADADGFVPLGRGRIRFIELDAEKMGDFFAGQSASFDAVWISEALSHFPNKALFFENAFKVLKPGGKLALADWFKAENVTETEFANDLKPIEDGMLLPPLCTQQGYVDFAKGAGLSLLAGPKDISKEVSRTWDITWTLVQNPSLWAFAFSQGRDGIAFLQSFRAMRRGYANGTFRYAVISFEKPSEKAVADGLIKNDGFSGSFVYDNGIASCMGNPIDPQP, from the exons ATGGCCGCTGCAGTGGACACCTCCAACACGGAGCTCAGCAAGCAATATGACACCCCCATGGGTCTGGCTCACTCGACTATGCAGGCTCTCAAGGACAGAATCAAGCTTCATTATGACCTCGCGAGTGACTACTATCTGAGTCTCTG GGGTGAACACATCCACCACGGCTACTGGGAAGACGGCTCCGAAACAAAGGAACAGGCCCAGGTAAAGCTCATCCAGCTCCTCCTCCAGCTCTCCGGCGTCGGCGAGAACAGCAACGTCCTCGACGTCGGCTGCGGCATCGGCGGCACCTCCCGCTACCTCGCCTCCACACTCGGCTGTTCCGTGACGGGCATCACCATCTCCACCAAGCAGGTCGAGATCGCCAACAGGCTCACAAAGGCCGAGGCGGAAAAGCAGGCGTCAGAGACATCTGACAAGGCAAAAGAAATCGAAGCCGACGCCGATGGCTTCGTTCCGCTCGGCCGCGGCAGGATCCGCTTCATCGAGCTCGATGCCGAAAAGATGGGCGACTTCTTCGCTGGACAGAGCGCTTCGTTCGACGCCGTGTGGATCAGCGAGGCGCTGAGCCATTTCCCCAACAAGGCGCTCTTCTTTGAGAATGCGTTCAAGGTTCTCAAGCCCGGTGGGAAGCTGGCCCTGGCGGATTGGTTCAAGGCGGAGAATGTTACTGAGACGGAGTTTGCGAACGATCTCAAGCCGATTGAAG ACGGCATGCTTCTCCCGCCGCTTTGCACCCAGCAGGGCTACGTCGATTTTGCAAAGGGCGCTGGGCTTTCCTTGCTCGCGGGCCCAAAGGATATCAGCAAGGAAGTGAGCAGAACTTG GGACATCACATGGACTCTGGTCCAAAACCCTTCTCTGTGGGCCTTTGCCTTTAGTCAGGGCCGGGACGGCATTGCATTCTTGCAGTCCTTCCGCGCCATGAGGCGTGGGTATGCTAATGGAACCTTCCGATATGCTGTTATTTCTTTCGAGAAACCGAGCGAGAAAGC CGTAGCTGATGGCTTGATAAAGAACGATGGA TTCTCAGGGAGTTTTGTCTATGACAATGGTATTGCTAGCTGCATGGGTAACCCAATCGATCCTCAGCCGTAA